A genome region from Solanum pennellii chromosome 12, SPENNV200 includes the following:
- the LOC107007603 gene encoding cell division control protein 2 homolog A-like: MDQYEKVEKIGEGTYGVVYKARDRVTNETIALKKIRLEQEDEGVPSTAIREISLLKEMQHGNIVRLQDVVHSEKRLYLVFEYLDLDLKKHMDSCPEFSKDPRLVKMFLYQILRGIAYCHSHRVLHRDLKPQNLLIDRRTNVLKLADFGLARAFGIPVRTFTHEVVTLWYRAPEILLGSRHYSTPVDVWSVGCIFAEMVNQRPLFPGDSEIDELFKIFRVVGTPNEDTWPGVTSLPDFKSAFPKWPSKDLGTVVPNLGAAGLDLIGKMLYLDPSKRITARSALEHEYFKDIGFVP; this comes from the exons ATGGACCAG tatgaaaaagttgaaaagaTTGGTGAAGGAACGTATGGCGTAGTGTACAAAGCTCGTGATCGTGTAACTAATGAAACTATTGCACTGAAGAAAATTCGGCTGGAGCAGGAAGATGAGGGTGTGCCAAGCACGGCTATTAGAGAAATCTCCCTCTTGAAAGAGATGCAGCATGGAAACATTGTGAG GTTGCAAGATGTGGTTCACAGTGAGAAGCGATTATATCTAGTGTTTGAATATCTCGACTTGGATTTGAAGAAGCATATGGACTCATGTCCAGAGTTCTCTAAGGATCCGCGTCTTGTAAAA ATGTTTTTGTATCAAATTCTTCGTGGAATTGCTTATTGTCATTCTCATAGAGTTCTTCACCGAGATCTGAAGCCTCAGAACTTGCTGATAGATAGACGTACAAACGTTCTAAAGCTTGCAGACTTTGGATTGGCTAGAGCATTCGGCATTCCTGTCAGAACTTTCACTCACGAG GTGGTGACCTTATGGTACAGGGCACCAGAAATACTGCTAGGATCACGCCACTACTCTACTCCTGTTGATGTTTGGTCAGTAGGCTGCATATTTGCTGAGATGGTGAACCAGCGGCCTCTGTTTCCGGGTGACTCCGAGATTGACGAACTTTTCAAGATTTTCAG AGTTGTGGGTACTCCAAATGAGGATACATGGCCTGGAGTGACTTCtttgcctgattttaaatctGCTTTTCCAAAATGGCCATCTAAG GACTTAGGAACTGTAGTCCCTAATCTTGGTGCAGCAGGCCTTGATCTCATTGGT AAAATGCTTTACCTAGACCCCAGCAAGAGAATCACTGCCCGAAGCGCCCTTGAGCATGAGTACTTCAAGGACATTGGGTTCGTTCCATGA
- the LOC107005732 gene encoding serine/threonine-protein kinase Aurora-2, giving the protein MAIAPETQPQQQPKDSSEGAAVDQKRWTLNDFDIGKPLGRGKFGHVYLAREKRSNHIVALKVLFKNQLKQSQVEHQLRREVEIQSHLRHPNILRLYGYFYDQKRVYLILEYAAKGELYKELQKCKYFSERRAATYVASLARALIYCHGKHVIHRDIKPENLLVGSQGELKIADFGWSVHTFNRRRTMCGTLDYLPPEMVESVEHDANVDIWSLGILCYEFLYGVPPFEAKEHSDTYRRIIQVDLKFPSRPVVSSAAKDLITQMLVKDSSQRLPLKKLLEHPWIVQNADPSGVYKG; this is encoded by the exons ATGGCGATCGCACCGGAGACTCAGCCACAGCAACAGCCAAAG GATTCCTCCGAGGGTGCAGCAGTGGATCAAAAGAGATGGACTCTCAATGATTTTGACATAGGAAAACCTCTTGGAAGAGGAAAATTTGGTCATGTATATTTGGCTAGGGAGAAAAGG AGCAATCATATTGTTGCACTAAAAGTGCTTTTCAAGAACCAGCTTAAACAGTCTCAAGTTGAGCATCAGCTTCGGCGCGAGGTTGAAATACAAAGCCACCTTCGACATCCAAATATCCTGAGACTTTATGGTTACTTTTATGATCAG AAACGGGTTTATTTGATTCTGGAATATGCTGCCAAGGGTGAACTCTATAAGGAGCTGCAAAAGTgcaaatattttagtgaaagGCGTGCTGCAACT TATGTTGCATCATTGGCGCGAGCCCTCATATACTGTCACGGGAAGCATGTAATACATAGAGATATTAAGCCAGAGAACCTTCTGGTTGGTTCACAG GGTGAACTAAAAATTGCAGACTTTGGTTGGTCGGTACACACCTTCAATCGCAGACGCACTATGTGTGGCACTCTAGACTATTTGCCACCTGAGATGG TGGAAAGTGTGGAGCATGATGCAAATGTGGACATTTGGAGCCTTGGTATTCTCTGCTATGAATTCCTATACGGGGTGCCTCCATTTGAAGCAAAGGAACACTCAGACACATATAGAAG GATTATACAAGTGGATCTAAAATTTCCTTCCAGACCAGTAGTCTCATCAGCTGCAAAGGATCTTATTACACAG ATGCTAGTCAAGGATTCTTCGCAACGTCTGCCCTTGAAGAAGTTACTAGAGCATCCTTGGATTGTACAGAATGCAGATCCTTCTGGTGTTTATAAGGGTTAA
- the LOC107007106 gene encoding ATP-dependent 6-phosphofructokinase 6-like codes for MVIESNYQMKVVKGDYGYVLEDVPHLTDYIPDLPTHDNPLRSNPAYSVVKQYFVDMDDTVPQKVVVHKDSPRGVHFRRAGPRQKVYFSSDDVRACIVTCGGLCPGLNTVIREIVHSLDYMYGVSKVFGIDGGYRGFYSKNIINLTPKTVNDIHKRGGTILGSSRGGHDTTKIVDSIQDRGINQVYIIGGDGTQKGAAVIYEEIRRRGLKVIVAGIPKTIDNDIPVIDKSFGFDTAVEEAQRAINAAHVEAESAENGIGVVKLMGRYSGFIAMYATLASRDVDLCLIPESPFYLEGDGGLFEYIEKRLKENGHMVIVIAEGAGQELLAEENAHAKNEQDASGNKLLQDVGLWISQKIRDHFAKKPKMPITLKYIDPTYMIRAVPSNASDNVYCTLLAQSCVHGAMAGYTGFTSGLVNGRQTYIPFNRITEKQNMVVITDRMWARLLSSTNQPSFLRVKDVEEIKKEEQPQTQLLDGDNNVHENSGH; via the exons ATGGTTATTGAGAGTAATTACCAGATGAAGGTGGTGAAAGGAGATTATGGTTATGTTCTTGAAGATGTTCCTCATTTGACTGATTATATCCCTGATCTTCCT ACTCATGACAATCCATTGCGGTCCAATCCTGCATATTCAGTTGTGAA GCAGTACTTTGTTGACATGGATGATACTGTCCCGCAAAAG GTTGTTGTTCACAAGGACAGTCCCAGAGGGGTGCATTTCCGACGTGCTGGTCCACGTCAGAAG GTGTATTTCAGTTCGGATGATGTTCGTGCTTGTATTGTAACTTGTGGTGGTTTGTGCCCTGGGCTAAACACAGTGATCAGAGAGATTGTACATAGCCTTGATTATATGTATGGGGTCAGCAAAGTCTTTGGGATCGAT GGAGGCTACAGGGGTTTCTATTCCAAGAATATCATCAATTTGACACCAAAGACTGTTAATGACATTCATAAACGTGGTGGTACAATTCTTGGATCATCACGAGGAGGCCATGATACCACAAAGATTGTTGACAGCATACAGGACCGTGGAATTAATCAG GTTTATATAATTGGTGGTGATGGAACTCAGAAAGGAGCAGCTGTAATATACGAG GAAATCAGGCGGCGTGGTCTCAAAGTAATTGTTGCTGGGATCCCAAAGACAATTGATAATGATATCCCT GTTATCGACAAGTCATTTGGTTTTGATACTGCTGTAGAGGAGGCTCAACGTGCCATAAATGCAGCTCATGTTGAAGCTGAAAGTGCTGAAAATGGTATTGGTGTGGTGAAGCTAATGGGACGCTATAGTG GATTCATCGCAATGTATGCCACTTTGGCGAGCAGAGACGTTGATCTCTGTCTAATTCCAGAGTCGCCATTTTATCTTGAAGGAGATGGCGGACTCTTCGAATACATTGAAAAACGGCTCAAAGAAAATGGGCACATGGTTATTGTGATAGCCGAAGGAGCAGGGCAAGAACTTCTTGCAGAAGAGAATGCGCATGCCAAAAACGAGCAAGATGCTTCGGGTAACAAGCTTCTTCAGGATGTTGGTTTGTGGATTTCCCAGAAAATCAGG GATCATTTTGCTAAAAAACCTAAGATGCCCATTACTCTTAAATATATAG ATCCGACTTACATGATTCGTGCTGTTCCAAGTAATGCCTCTGATAATGTATATTGCACTCTTCTTGCTCAAAGTTGTGTTCATGGAGCAATGGCAGGATACACAGGTTTCACCTCAGGACTTGTCAATGGTCGCCAGACTTATATTCCATTCAAT CGTATTACCGAGAAACAAAATATGGTGGTTATAACTGACAGGATGTGGGCACGTCTTCTTTCGTCAACCAATCAGCCAAGCTTCTTGCGCGTGAAAGACGTTGAAGAGATTAAAAAGGAGGAGCAGCCGCAAACTCAATTGCTGGACGGGGATAACAATGTACATGAGAACTCAGGTCACTGA